A window of Streptomyces sp. NBC_01241 genomic DNA:
TCGTTGCCCTGCTGATCCCCGACGACTACATCGGCAGCTTCAACAACTTCGTCCTGCTGATGCTCTACTTCCTGGTGCCGTGGACCGCGGTCAACCTGGTCGACTTCTACTTCGTTCGCCGCGGCACGTATGCGATCGCCGAAATCCTGAAGCCGGACGGCATCTACGGCCGCTGGGCATGGCGCGGCGTCACGGCATACATCGTCGGTTTCATCGCGATGATCCCCTTCTTCTCGACGAGCTTCTACGTCGGCCCCGTGGCGGAGGCGCTCGGCGGCGCGGACTTCTCGTTCGTCATCGGTCTGATCGTCTCCGGCGTGTTCTACCGGCTGTTCTCACGGAACCTGGACCGTGACGCGGAGGCCGAGGCCCATGCGAAGAGCGAAGCCGAACTGGAGGGAGCTGCCCGGTGACACCACAGCCCACATCCCCTGCGCGCCCGACGGTCACGGTTGCGAGCTGCCAGATCGCTCCGCGCGTCGGCCGTGTCGAGGAGAACCGGCGGCGGATCCGTGCGGCGATCGAGGAGGCGGCCGGGCGGGGCGCGAACATCGTGGTCCTGCCCGAGCTGGCCAACTCCGGCTACGTCTTCGAGACCGCGGACGAACTGCTCTCGGTGGCCGAGCCACTGGACGGCGAGACGATCAGGGAGTGGGAGACGATCGCCGCCCGGCTGGGGCTGGTCATCGTCAGCGGCTTCGCCGAACTCGGCGCCGACGGCCGCGCGTACAACTCCGCCGTGCTCGTCGACGAGACGGGACTGCGCGCCTCGTACCGCAAGGCGCATCTGTGGGACGGCGAGAAGACCTGGGGTTTCACGCCCGGGGACGCGCGGCCGCCCGTGGTCGACACACCGTACGGACGTATCGGGGTCATGATCTGCTACGACCTCGAATTCCCCGAGTGGGTGAGGCTGGTGGCCCTGGACGGGGCCGAGCTGCTGTGCGGACCGGTGAACTGGCCGCTGTACCCGCGGCCGGAGGATGAGCGTCCAGCCGAGATCGTCCGTATCCAGGCGGACGCCGCGGTCAACCGCATGTTCGTCGCGGTCGCCGACCGCACCGGCACCGAACGGGGTCAGGACTGGCTCGGCGGCAGTGTGATCGTCGACGCCGACGGCTATCCCGTCACCCCGCTGCGTCTGGGCGAGGAGGCGATCGTCACCGCGACGCTCCAACTCGCCGAGGCGCGCTGCAAGGCAATCAGCGAACACAACGACGTGCACGCGGACCGCCGGCCCGGACTGTACGCACACCGAGGAACGAAGCAACCATGACGCAGACGACGGTCGCGATCGTCCAACAGCCGCCCGCGCTGCTCGACTTGGAGGAATCGGTACGTCTTGCCGCGGGCCACATCACCGAGGCGGCACAGGCGGGCGCGACGCTCGTCGTGTTCCCCGAAACCTGGCTCACCTGTTATCCGGCGTGGGTGTTCGGCCTCGCCGGGTGGCGGGACAGCACGGCGCAGCGCTGGCACGCGCGGCTGCTGGAGCAGAGCCCGGTACTCGACCCCGAGGGCGGGGACGACAGCCTCTCCCCGATCCGAGCGGCAGCCCGCGAGAGCGGCGTCACCGTGGTCCTGGGACTCAACGAGCGCGCGGGAAAGGCGTCCGGTTCCCTCTACAACTCGCTGATCACCATCGGCCCGGACGGCGGCACGCTCAATCTGCACCGCAAGCTGACGCCGACGCACACCGAGCGCATCGTCTGGGCGGCTGGTGACGGTGCGGGGCTGCGGGTGGTGGACACCCCGGCCGGCCGGATCGGCTCGCTGGTCTGCTGGGAGCACTTCAACCCGCTCGCCCGTCACGCGCTGCACGCGCAGAACGAGGAAATCCACGTCGCCGTCTGGCCCGACATGCCGGAGAGCCATCGCATCGCGGCGCGTTCGTACGCATTGGAGGGGCGCTGCTTCGTCGTGTCTGCCGGACAGGTCCTCTCCACGGACGATATTCCCGCCGACCTTCGCGC
This region includes:
- a CDS encoding nitrilase family protein, whose protein sequence is MTPQPTSPARPTVTVASCQIAPRVGRVEENRRRIRAAIEEAAGRGANIVVLPELANSGYVFETADELLSVAEPLDGETIREWETIAARLGLVIVSGFAELGADGRAYNSAVLVDETGLRASYRKAHLWDGEKTWGFTPGDARPPVVDTPYGRIGVMICYDLEFPEWVRLVALDGAELLCGPVNWPLYPRPEDERPAEIVRIQADAAVNRMFVAVADRTGTERGQDWLGGSVIVDADGYPVTPLRLGEEAIVTATLQLAEARCKAISEHNDVHADRRPGLYAHRGTKQP
- a CDS encoding carbon-nitrogen hydrolase family protein, coding for MTQTTVAIVQQPPALLDLEESVRLAAGHITEAAQAGATLVVFPETWLTCYPAWVFGLAGWRDSTAQRWHARLLEQSPVLDPEGGDDSLSPIRAAARESGVTVVLGLNERAGKASGSLYNSLITIGPDGGTLNLHRKLTPTHTERIVWAAGDGAGLRVVDTPAGRIGSLVCWEHFNPLARHALHAQNEEIHVAVWPDMPESHRIAARSYALEGRCFVVSAGQVLSTDDIPADLRAAYRAGVGPDAPESGLLLNGGSSIAGPDGSWIVEPVFDEARIITATLETGRRYEESLDLDVAGHYARPDVFQLAIDRGRRGSGVSFTE